The following nucleotide sequence is from Sphingomonas panacisoli.
ACTGGCGGCTATTCGTCGCTGGCGGGCGGCCTGGAAGACCTCGGCTGGAACGACATGGGTCAGATGATCGAGCCTGAGGCCGACGTCCATCCGATCCACGAGAACGAGATCGTCGCGCCGCCCGAGGGCGTGCCGCCGGTCCTGGCGCAGCGCCGCCAGCTGAAGGAAGAACTCGAAGCCCCGGTCATCGAGGCTCCGATCGACGATCATCAGGTCGCGATCGATGCGCCGACGCCGCCGGTGCCCGCCGAAGTGGTGTCGATCGTCCGCCGTCCGGTGTCGGTCGCGACCGCCAATCGGCTGGCGCGCGAGACTCGGCACAAGGCCAAGGCGGCGTTCACGCTCCGCCTCGACGAAGACCGCCACCTCCGCCTGCGCCTCGCGAGTGCGCTTAGTGGCCGGTCGGCGCAGCAATTGGTGACCGAAGCGCTCGACGCGTTTCTCGAATCTGTTCCCGAAGTCGACGACCTGGCGCGCCAGGTTCCGGTTCGGGCCAAGGGTTGATTGGGGGCTTTTGAGATGAAGACCATCGGTTTGAACGCGAGCCTTTCAGCACTGGCGCTGTGCGTCGCGGTCGGCGGCCTGGTTCAGGGTGTCGCAGCTGCCGGCGAACGCACGGCGGCACAGCTTGCCGCGGCGGCCCGCGACGACGCATCGAAAGCGTCGAGGGCGATCGCCAAGCGGAACGCCGACGACGCGGTACGCTACGCAGAGCTAGCCGTGGGCGAACAGCCGCAGTCGGCCGAATATCGCGCCTTGCTGGGTCAGGCGTATCTGATCGCCGGCCGCTTCAGTTCGGCCAGCACCGCGCTCACCGATTCGCTCGGCCTGGCGCCGGGTGACGGCAAGGTCGCGCTCAACCTCGCGCTCGCGCAGATCGCCGAGGGCGATTGGCAGGGTGCGCGCCGTACGCTCGACAGCAATTCGGGTTCGATCTCGGTCAGCGACCGTGGTCTGGCGATGGCGCTGGCGGGCGATCCCGGCTCGGCGGTCGATCTGATGCTGCCGATGGCGCGTCAGCCGGGCGCCGATTCGAAGCTGCGTCAAAATCTCGCGCTCAGCCTCGCACTGGGCGGCCGTTGGCAGGATGCCAAGGTCGTTGCCGGTATGGACCTGTCGCCGACCGAAACCGACAAGCGGATCGAAGAATGGGCCGCGTTCGCGCGTCCCACCGGTCGCGCCGATCAGGTCGCATCGCTGCTGGGCGTGAGCCCGGTGTCCGATCCCGGCCAGCCGATCGCGCTGGCGCTCAACGCCGCGACTCCGGTCGTCGCCGTCGCCGCCGTCGCGCCGACCCCGGTCACCGGTGCGCCGGCCGCTGCCTTTGTCGCCGCTCCTGCTCCTGCCACCGTCGTTGATCCGATGGTCGCACCGAAGCCTTCGGTATCCGGCGTCGTGTTCGGTGCGCGGGCCGAAGTCGTGCAGCCGCTGCCGATCAAGGCCGTGGTGACGGCGCCGGTCAAGCCGGTCGTCGCGTCATCGCCGGTCAAATCCAAGAATTTCGTCAAACCCCTGGTCGCAACCACCACCCCGGGCGCTTCCAAGGTCGGCGTGAAGCCTGTCGTCGGGAAGGGCAACTTCGTTGTCCAGCTCGGCGCCTATGACAGCGCGGGCGTCGCTCGCGATGGCTGGGCACGGGCTTCACGCAATTTTTCGGGCTATGCGCCGCAAGGCATGCCGATCACGGTGGCGGGCAAGACCTATTACCGTCTATCGGTCGGTGGCTTCGACGAAGCGGGCGCCAAGCGCCTGTGCTCGAACTATCGCGCCAAGGGCGGCAAGTGCTTCGTGCGCGCGACCGCGGGCGACACCGCCGCGGCCTGGACGAAGAAGTAAACTAAGCCAAAATCTCCGCGCCGCCCTTCCACAGGCGGAGCACTTTTCCTTGAGCCGGCAACCCGTCGAATGGCGTGTTGCCGGCTCTTGCCGTCATGGCCTCGCCCTTGATCTGCCACGGTGCGGTTTCGTCGAGCAACAGCAGATCGGCCGACATGCCGGGCGCCAGCGAGCCGGTTTCCACACCGAGGATCCTGGCGGGGTTGGCCGCAAGAAGCGCGAACAGCCGCTCGATCGGCAGGTCGAGCGATAGCGATAGCGCAAGCAACGTCTCCGCCCCCGACGCGCCGGCCGCGGCATCCGCGAAGGGCAGGCGCTTTTCCTCCGGCCCGCGCGGGTCGTGTCCCGAACACAGCACGTCGACGGTGCCGTCCCTGACCGCTGCCAGTGCGGCCTGACGGTCGCTCTCGTCGCGCAACGGCGGCGACAGGTGCGCGAAGGTGCGGAAATCGCTCATCGCATTGTCGGACAGCAGGAGATGGGCAGGGGTGATCCCGCAGGTCACGCGCGCGCCACGTCGTTTGGCGGCGCGGATAAGAGCGAAGCCCGCTGCGGTCGTGACCTGACGAACGTGCAGCCGCGCGCCGGTTTCCTCGGCCAAGGCGACATCGCGCGCGACCGCGAGCGCCTCGGCAATCGCAGGCGCAGCGGGCAGACCGAGTCGGGTCGCGGTCTCACCCTCGGTCGCAACCTTGCCGTCGGTCAGTCCGCCATCCTCGGCATGCGTGATCACGGCCAGATCGAGGTCGCGGGCATAGGCCAGCACTTTCCGCATCACCCCGGAGTCCGCGATCCAGCGCCGGCCGGTCGACACGGCTTTCGCGCCGGCTCCCTTCATGATCGCCATTTCGGCAAGATCGATCCCGGCCAGTCCTTTGGTCGCGGCGGCGATCGGGTGGATCCACAGGCGCGGCTTGCCGACCAGAGACGCACGCTGAACGATGCCCGGGTCGTCGAGCACCGGCGATTGATCGGGCATCAGCCCGACCCGCACGATTCCACCCGCGCGGAACGCTGCGCGGTCGATGGCGAACACGCCGAGATCGACAATGCCGGGCGCCAGCGTCTTGCCTCTACAATCGATTGTCGTCGCGTTCGGGGCAGGGGAGCCGACGATCGTCCCGTCACGGACGTGAAGTTCGCCCGGCTCCGCACCGTCGGGTCGCACGATGCGCGCGTTGACGAAGCTGAGGTCGGTCATGCCCACCCCTCCACGCCGCGCGCGCGTCGTGTCAGCACATCGAGGCATGCCATGCGCACCGCAACGCCCATTTCGACCTGCTCGGTGATGGCCGATTGCACACCGTCGGCGACATTCGAATCGATCTCGACCCCGCGGTTCATCGGGCCGGGATGCATCACGAGCGCGCCAGGCTTGGCACGTTCGAGCCGCTCGGTCGTCAGCCCGTAGCGAAGATGGAATTCGCGTGTGGACGGAATGAACGCTCCCGACATCCGCTCGTTCTGCAGGCGCAGCATCATCACAACGTCGGCGCCGTCGAGCGCAGCGTCGAAATCGGCGTAGGGCGTCACGCCCATCCGCTCGATGGCGGCGGGCATGAGCGTCGCCGGCGCAACCACGCGAACCTCCGCGGCCAGCGCGGTCAGCGCCAGGATGTTGGATCGCGCGACGCGACTGTGCAGGATATCGCCGCAGATAACCACGCGCTGGCCCGCGATCGACCCGCGCCGCCGCCGGATCGTCAGTGCGTCGAGCAGGGCTTGCGTGGGATGCTCATGGCTGCCGTCGCCGGCGTTGAGCACCGGGCAATCGACCTTGTCCGCAATCAACCGCACCGCGCCCGAACTCGCATGACGGATGACGATCATGTCGGCGCGCATTGCGTTCAGCGTCTGCGCGGTGTCGATCAGCGTCTCGCCCTTCTTCACGCTCGATTGCGCGACCGCCATGTTGACGACGTCCGCACCAAGCCGCTTCCCCGCGATCTCGAACGACAGCAATGTGCGCGTAGAGTTCTCAAAGAACGCATTGATCAGCGTCAGGCCTGCGAGCCGCTTGTCGGGTTTGGCGCGATTGCGATTGGCCTCGATCCATTGCTCGGCTTCGTCGAGCAGGAACGCGATCTCGTGCGGTTGAAGACCGTCGATTCCGGTCAGGTGCCCGTGCGGGAAGACGGCGCCGCCCGAAATGAGGGCGGCGGGGCGATGATCGGACGATTGCATTAAAGCCGTCGCCTAAACCGAGCGAGCCTCGCGCGCAAGGCACGCCAGTACCTAATCTAGATTAGGATTCGATGGGTTCCCTTCGTGACGTTTTTTGGACAAAGCAGTCAGCGGGGGAATCAATGTCAGATCGGGTCGCACCCGGGCGCGCCGCGCCCGACGTCCGTTTTTACCTGCCGGCGCCGCTGTTGCGGTCGCTGGTCACATCCTATTACGTCGTCGATGCGCCTGGGCCTCTGGCCGATTTCACGCATCCCGAATGGGGCAACATCCGCTTTCTGCTGGTCGGCGACATGCGGTTCGGCAGCCCCGACGGCCACGACATGACGCCGCCGCCGGCACCCGCCGTCATTTTCGGCCCGACCGACCGTACGCGCCGGTTCGACAGCCGAGGAGGTCTGACGATCGGCATCGGGCTGACGCCGATCGGCTGGTTGAGCCTGATCGGCAGCGACGCGTCGAAGGCCGCGAATGCTATCCTGCCGCTCGGCGACGAGCTCGGCACCCCGGGCGAGGCGCTCCGCCAGACCCTGGCCGCGGCGCAGGACGATGCGGCGATGGTGGCGATCCTCGACGCCCTGCTAATGGCGCGTAGGCCCGAACCGAGCCGGTATCACGATGCCGTCGCGAAGGTTCAACAGGCACTGCTCGACGGCAAAGCAGATCAGGTCGCGGAACTCGCCGAGGCAGTCGAGATGGAGC
It contains:
- a CDS encoding SPOR domain-containing protein, with protein sequence MKTIGLNASLSALALCVAVGGLVQGVAAAGERTAAQLAAAARDDASKASRAIAKRNADDAVRYAELAVGEQPQSAEYRALLGQAYLIAGRFSSASTALTDSLGLAPGDGKVALNLALAQIAEGDWQGARRTLDSNSGSISVSDRGLAMALAGDPGSAVDLMLPMARQPGADSKLRQNLALSLALGGRWQDAKVVAGMDLSPTETDKRIEEWAAFARPTGRADQVASLLGVSPVSDPGQPIALALNAATPVVAVAAVAPTPVTGAPAAAFVAAPAPATVVDPMVAPKPSVSGVVFGARAEVVQPLPIKAVVTAPVKPVVASSPVKSKNFVKPLVATTTPGASKVGVKPVVGKGNFVVQLGAYDSAGVARDGWARASRNFSGYAPQGMPITVAGKTYYRLSVGGFDEAGAKRLCSNYRAKGGKCFVRATAGDTAAAWTKK
- a CDS encoding dihydroorotase; amino-acid sequence: MTDLSFVNARIVRPDGAEPGELHVRDGTIVGSPAPNATTIDCRGKTLAPGIVDLGVFAIDRAAFRAGGIVRVGLMPDQSPVLDDPGIVQRASLVGKPRLWIHPIAAATKGLAGIDLAEMAIMKGAGAKAVSTGRRWIADSGVMRKVLAYARDLDLAVITHAEDGGLTDGKVATEGETATRLGLPAAPAIAEALAVARDVALAEETGARLHVRQVTTAAGFALIRAAKRRGARVTCGITPAHLLLSDNAMSDFRTFAHLSPPLRDESDRQAALAAVRDGTVDVLCSGHDPRGPEEKRLPFADAAAGASGAETLLALSLSLDLPIERLFALLAANPARILGVETGSLAPGMSADLLLLDETAPWQIKGEAMTARAGNTPFDGLPAQGKVLRLWKGGAEILA
- a CDS encoding aspartate carbamoyltransferase catalytic subunit, which gives rise to MQSSDHRPAALISGGAVFPHGHLTGIDGLQPHEIAFLLDEAEQWIEANRNRAKPDKRLAGLTLINAFFENSTRTLLSFEIAGKRLGADVVNMAVAQSSVKKGETLIDTAQTLNAMRADMIVIRHASSGAVRLIADKVDCPVLNAGDGSHEHPTQALLDALTIRRRRGSIAGQRVVICGDILHSRVARSNILALTALAAEVRVVAPATLMPAAIERMGVTPYADFDAALDGADVVMMLRLQNERMSGAFIPSTREFHLRYGLTTERLERAKPGALVMHPGPMNRGVEIDSNVADGVQSAITEQVEMGVAVRMACLDVLTRRARGVEGWA
- a CDS encoding AraC family transcriptional regulator, with protein sequence MSDRVAPGRAAPDVRFYLPAPLLRSLVTSYYVVDAPGPLADFTHPEWGNIRFLLVGDMRFGSPDGHDMTPPPAPAVIFGPTDRTRRFDSRGGLTIGIGLTPIGWLSLIGSDASKAANAILPLGDELGTPGEALRQTLAAAQDDAAMVAILDALLMARRPEPSRYHDAVAKVQQALLDGKADQVAELAEAVEMEQRTLHRVCRTVFGFSPVRLLRRQRFLRTLAKVRDALDQPLGQLIDSQYYDQAHFNRDFKAYMGMTPMTYFGTPREVMRRAAEQRNALLGAPVQGLHIPRK